The region CAATTAATGATTTTGAGGCAAGAATTATCTGGTTTACTCTCTGGTTGGGAAATTAAGCCTGATAATGATCATTCTACCATCTGCCCAATCATTGAACATGAATAATTGCAATTTTAAAGAGTCAGAATATTTTGAATATTTTAATAGATACCCGATTTTTCAATCTCCCAGAAATCGGGTATTTTTTATTTATATGATTTTTAATTTTTAATTATTTCCCTCTTGACTCTCCAGCCCGATGGAGAGTTTAAGCTAATTTTAGGTTGAGGAAAGGAAATAAAAAACCGCCTTCAACTAATCAAAATTTAGCTAAAAAATCAGGAGTTTTCAAATATGACAATACAACTTACTATTCCTAAACTAGCTTGTTCATCTTGCGCGGATGCAGTGACAACAGCAATTAAAAAAGTTGATGCTGCTGCTACCGTGAAAGCTGACACAAAAACCAAAACTGTTAGTGTAGAAACTCAAGCATCAGAGACAGTTGTTAAAGATGCGATCGCCTCTGCTGGTTATCCATCTATCTAGAGTTTTCAAGAGTATATCAACAGTTGGTTCTACTGACTGTTGATAAATATTTACCAATGAAAAATTACTTTGACTCAACTTAATTTACAGGAAATATCGCAAATATGAATCCCACAGAAAGCCAAACTCCAAACCTAGATTTTGAAGATAATTTTCAGGAAGAATTACAGTTAAAACCATCCCAAAAACCTTGGTTGTGGTTATTAACAACTTTACTATTAGTAGGGGGAGGAATTACAGCTTGGCGAGTGCTGACTCCCACTCCCAAACCCCCGGTAGCTACTGCTGCTGCACCTCCTGGAGTCCCAGTCAAATTATCCACCTTACCAGTAACAAAAATTGAACAAAGTTCAAATTTTATTGCTAATCTTCAATCACGTCGTTCAGTAAATTTACGTCCCAGAATTCAAGGACAAGTTAGCCAAATTTTTGTCAAAGCAGGAGATGAAGTAAAAGCAGGAACACCAATTTTACAAGTAGATGCTGAAGAAAAAAAAGTAGAAATTAGCGGGATGGATGCAGCAGTATTAGCAGCACAGTCGCAATTAGAAAATGCCAAAGCTACCCTGAAATCTATAGAAGCTGAACGGTTATCAAAACAAGCTGATGTCAAACTAAATGAATTAGACTATCAAAGATATTCTTACCTTGCTAACGAAGGTGCAATATCTCGTCAAACTCAGGATCAATATGCAAACAAACTAGCCACAGCGAAAGCCAGTTTGAACGCCATTGATGCTCAAATTCAAGCCCAAAAAGCTGCCATTTCTCAAGCCCAAAAAACCGTACAACAAGCTCAAGCAGCTACCAAACAACAACAAGTTCAATTAAAATATTATCAAATCACTGCTCCCTTTACTGGGAAGGTGGGAGATATCCCCATTAAAATTGGTGACTTTGTAGATACTTCCACACAATTAGCAACAATTACCGAAAATCAAACATTAGAAGTTAATATTTCCGTACCCGTGCAACAAGCGACCAGGTTACGTCCAGGAATGACATTACAACTAATAGATGAACGGGGTAAAAATATCGGTAGTAGTCGGATATTTTTCATCGCTGCTAACACAGCTAACGATACACAATCAGTCTTAGTAAAATCACTATTTGATAATTCTCGCAGACAATTACGAGCAGATCAACTTATTAAAGCCAAAGTAATTTGGGAACAACGCCCAGGAGTATTAATTCCCACTACAACCGTCGTCCGTTTAGGTGCAGAAACCTTCGTTTATGTTGCCGAAAAATCACCAGATCAAAAACAATTAATAGCTAAACTCAAACCAGTAAAACTAGGAAACATTCAAAATAATCAATATCAAATTCTCAAAGGTTTATCACCAGGAGAAAAAATAGTTATTTCTGGGTTACTCAATTTAAAAGATGGAACTCCAATTATCCCTGAGTAGGTGACAGGTGACAGATTGAAAAATCTCTTTAAGAGGATGTTTTAAAAGTTTTTAATGTATAAATAAACCCCTCTCCAAACCTCTCCCCGACCCCTCCCTACTGCCCTACAGGGGAGGGAAAAGGAGCAGCTTTTATTACTGGAGAGGCTTTGAAACCCCCATTCCCTGGTAGGGAAGGGGGGCAAAGGGGGGTTAGGTTTCTGGAGATTATCGGTTTCATCTAATACTTTTCAAACAACCTCTAAAACTCTCTTACCTTCATGCTTCATTCTTTCTTTACTCCTCTGCGCCTTTGCATCTTTGCGTGAGAAAAAAAACCTAATTCATTTACCCAAAAACAAATAAATTCATGTTTGCAAACTTCTTCATCAAACGCCCAGTATTTGCTATAGTCTGCGCTTTAGTAATGCTCATTGTAGGAATCATCAGCATTCCCATCCTACCAGTAGAACAATACCCCGATATAAGTCCCGTACAAATTAACGTCACCGCCAATTATATTGGTGCTAACGCCCAAGTTGTGGAAGAAACCGTCACCACAGTTTTAGAACGCCAAATTAATGGTGTCGAAGGCTTAAAATATATCACCTCCACCAGCAGCAGTGACGGTACAAGCAACATCACCGTTACCTTTGATCAAGGATATGATATTGATACTGCGGCCGCAGATGTGCAGAATCGAGTTTTGTTAGCAGAACCAAAATTACCCGAAGTAGTCCGCCAAACAGGGGTTTCTGTGACAAAACAATCTAGTGGTATCGTCTTAGCAATGGCTTTGTATAGTGAAGGTGATAAATACGATGACACCTTTATCAGTAATTACGCTGACCTTTATGTTTTAGATCGCCTCAGAAGAATCAAAGGAGTGGGTAACATTGCCACCTTTGGCGATCGCCGTTATGCAATGCGGTTATGGCTAGACCCTACCCAACTTGCTAACCGCAAACTTACCACAGAAGATGTAATTAACGCCATTCATCAACAAAACCTACAGTTAGGGATCGGCAGTATTGGACAACCACCCGCACCTAACGGACAAATGTATCAAATTGAATTGCAAACCCAAGGACGATTAAAAGAAGCTGATGAATTTGCAAACATCGTCATCAAAGCAGGTACAGATGGAACAATAGTTAAGTTAAAAGATGTCGGTCGTGCGGAACTGGGAGCAGAAAATTACAGTTCCTTTGCTCGTTATAGTGGTAATGTTGCCGTTGGTTATCAAATTCTACAAATTCCTGGCAGCAATGCTTTAAAAATTGCCAATGCTGTAAAAGCAGAAATGGAACAAATTGCAAAGGACTTTCCACCAGGATTGAAATATGAATTTCCCTACGATTCCTCATTATTTGTAGAAGCATCTCGCCAAGAAGTTGTCAAAAATTTATTGGAATCTATTGCGCTGGTTGTCTTAGTAATTTTTGTGTTCTTACAAGACTGGCGCACTACCCTAATTCCCGCAATTACAATTCCGATTTCTTTAATTGGGACATTTGCCTTTGTTAAGGTTTTCAATTTTTCACTTAACAGCTTGACTTTATTTGGTTTAACTTTAGGATCGGGGATGGTGGTAGACGATGCAATCATAATTGTCGAACAAATTAACCGCTTTATCCAAGATAAAAAAATGAATCCCCGACAAGCAGCTACTGAATCAATGAAAGAACTGTTTGGAGCGGTAATTGCCACCTCCCTTGTACTCATGGCTATGTTTATTCCTGTGGGATTCTTCCCTGGAACAACGGGACAACTATATAAACAATTTGCCCTAACAATTGTTTTTTCAATCATAATTTCCACTTTTATTGCTATTACCTTAACTCCTGCTTTGTCGGCTATGTTGTTGCGGAAAACAGAAACACCACACGGTTTATTAGGCTGGATTTTTGGAGCAATTAATTGGTTACTTGACGGGATACAAAAGGTATATCAACAAATTCTCAAGTTACTCATTCACTTAAAATTTGTTGTTTTATTGTTATTTATTGCCTCTTTATTATGGACAGGTTGGTTATATTTGCGTGTTCCCACAGCATTTTTACCAGAAGAAGACCAAGGTTATTTTATTAATTTAGTCCAAGGTCCAGACGGAACTTCACTCAACTACACCCGTGAAGTTGCCAAACAAGCAGAAAAAGAACTTTTGAACATCCCAGAAATTGAAGGTACTTTTGCAATGGGTGGTGTAGGTTTTAGTGGTAATACTCCCAACAGAGGTTTAATATTTGCACCGTTAAAATCTTGGGATGTGCGAAAAACAGCCGCACAAACAGCATCAGCAATTGTGAATCAAGCTAGAGGTAAACTTATCAATATTAAAGACGCTTTTGTATTTGCGGTTAACCCTCCCACCATTCAAAGTTTAGGGAGTGTGGGCGGTTTTGTATTTCAATTGCAAGATAGAGGAGATAGAAATAATAGCGATATTAATAACTTAGTTAAAATCAGCCATGATTTGATCGGTAAAGCAAATCAAACCCCAGGATTACAAGGAGTATTTAGCACCTATACCGCTAACGCACCCCAGTTATTAATAGAAGTTGATCGGGAAAAAGCCGAAGTTTTACAAGTTCCAGTGAGAGATATTTTTAGCACCTTACAAACTTTCATTGGTTCACGCTACGTTAATGATTTTAATGCTTTTGGTCGCACCTACCGAGTTTATGTACAAGCGGATCAACAATTTCGCGCTAACCCAGAAGATATCAGCCAATTATATGTACGTTCAGGCAAGGGTGAAATGATTTCTCTTAATAGTTTGGTGACAGTAAAACCAACCACTGGACCACAAACAATTAATCATTATAACCTCTATCGTTCCATAGAAATTAATGGTGCTGCTGCACCTGGTTTTAGTTCTGGACAAGCAATAGAAACAATGAAAAATTTAGCTGCTTCTGTTTTACCTAAAAACATGAGTTATGAATGGTCAGGTATTACTTTAGAAGAATTAGAATCTGGCGGACAAGCACCTATTATATTCGGTTTAGGAATTTTCTTTGTGTTCCTAGTCCTGGCTGCTCAATACAATAATTTTATTGACCCCTTAATTATTTTATTGTCAGTTCCCTTAGCAGTTTTAGGAGCATTGTTAGCCGAATCCTGGCGCGGTTTATATAACGATGTTTACTGTCAAGTTGGGTTAGTAATGTTAATTGGTTTAGCTAGTAAAAATGCGATTTTAATTGTTGAATTTGCTAACCAATTACGCGAACAGGGATTTTCAATTACTAAAGCTGCTGTCAAAGCTTCTGGTGAAAGATTAAGACCAATTTTGATGACTGCAATTTCCACTTTATTGGGAATTTGGCCTCTAGCTGTCGCTACTGGAGCAGGTTCAGCTAGTCGTCAATCTTTGGGTACTGCGGTTTTTGGGGGAATGTTTGTTGCTACTTTCTTGAGTTTATTTGTAGTACCTATTTTGTATATCATCATTACTCAAATTCGCTCACTTTTTATAAGTAGATCAAAAACCAGACATCAAGTAGGTGAATTAGCAAAAACATCAGGAGTTGATGTACTTTCCTAACAATGAGCGGGAATTCTGTATTCATCCGTGTTAAGTCAATTCGCTGTAACGTTTACCCACTGGACAATTCAAGCAGTTGGTTTCATCACATAAACAGCAGATAGTTAAGGCACTATCCTTCGTTTTTGTCAGTGAAAACAAGATTTGGTTAGTGATACGACACAAATGTAGACGGTTTTTTGAAGATAGAGAAGCGATCGCTTCCTCAAGTGCTAAGAGCCGGACTTGATGGATCTTTCCCACCATAGCTTCCCCTTCTTGGGTTAATTTCAACTCCACCGCTCTGCGATCGACAGAGCAACGTTCACGCAGAATCAATCCTTGTTTCTCCAGTCGTTCTACAAGCCTTTCACCAAGGACAAGGACGCGGTGGGAAATTGTTATGCTACATAGAAGAAACCCTGAAGGCGCGTGGTGGAAGAATGCTGATGGTGGAAACGTTAGCAAGCTTCGATCGCACGAGAAAGTTTTACGCGAAGTGCGGTTATGAGGAAGAGGCTTGCATTCGGGACTTCTACACAACGGGCGCTGATAAGATTGTGTTTCGTAAAGTGTTAAATGCCGACTAGCAAGTTACAAGTGAAAATCAGCAATATTTAGAAGCACGTTTATTGAAAAAATAGACGTGCATTTTGCACTGATGAAATGAAAAAATAACTAATAATTTCTTCTATTTCCTATTGACTCTCCAGCCAAATGGAGAATTTAAACTAATTTTATGTTGAGTAAATAACTCATAAATTCACTAATGGAGGAACATCAATGAATCGCTTTATTAATGCAGTTGCTATTACTGCTCTTTTAGTAATTGCTCAAGGTTGTGCATCATTACCAAAAGCTGAAGAAAAAGCCATATCAGCCAGTACACATCAACATCAAGAACCTGCAAAAACCGCAAGTCATCATGAAGAACATTCAACAGGTAGTGCGGTTCATGGAGAACACAAAGTATCCACTCAAGCAAAATTGAAAGTTCCCAGTAACATTATCCCAGATATCAATATTCCCATATTTATTGAAGTACAAGATTTAAAAGGAAACCCAGTTTCTCAGTTTGACACTTTCCAAGAAAAACTGATGCACTTAATTGTTGTTAGTGATGATCTTCAGTTTTTTAGTCATCTCCATCCCACATATCAAGAGAATGGACGGTTTAAAGTTAATACAAGTTTTCCCCAAGCGGGAGGTTATACACTTTTTAGTGATTATAAACCTACTGGTCAATCAGAACAAATTTCTGTATTAAAAGCGGATTTTCCAGGAAATACTATTGCTACACCAGCAATTAATTTTAATCGTCAGAAAACTTTTCATGATACTAAAGTCAATCTTGAAAAGTTTTCTGACAATGCTGTAAGAGCAGGTGAAGAAGTAACTTTAATGTTTAAATTACAAGACGCTGGTAATAATCAACCTCTAACAGATTTACAACCCTATTTAGGAGAAAAAGGACATTTAGTAATTTTACGACAGTCAAAATCTTTAACCGCAGCAGATTATATTCACGCTCACGCTCTCAAAAATACACCAACTGGAGAAGTTCATTTTATCACCAGTTTTCCCCAACCAGGAAAGTATAAACTTTGGGGTCAGTTCCAACGCAATGGCAAAATCATTACTGCTGATTTTTGGATCAATGTTATTTAATTTGTTTGATTCTGTTTACTTAAATCGAGCAGTAAGAAAATATCTCAATCTTGAATTTTACAGAGTTAATCAGAGGAGATTTTTATGAATATCAGAGAAAAGTTAGAGCAGCAATTTATATCAACTTCTGATTCTCAAACACCATTTTATCGTCCATTGTTCATGCAATTACCATTTTTGAAATTTTGGAGATGGTTTGTAGATTTTCTCTACCGACAACCAGAACCACAAGTTTGGGAAAGACGCGATCGCCACGGTAATGTCTGGTGGTTTGCTTATGATCCAGCAACAGGTCAATCTGCTTATTTAGCATCTGAACAAGAAGTTATGATATGGATTGAGCAAATTTATCATCAAAAAAGTCTAGGTTCTCACAAACAGATATGGTATTGAGTTAGGTCGAGGGGGAGATAATACTCCCCCTCGACCTAACTTACTACCTTAATCAACTGCAATAACTCTTCGATTGACGTGTTCTACCCTGATTTCATGCTAGATGTCGCTTGTAGAGAAGCAGAAAAAGTAATTTGTGATCAAACTTTTTTTGCTTTAGATGAAAAAAAATATCAAGAATTTATTGATATTTTAGATGCACCACCTAAAGCAGATGAGGAACTACGTAAGTTTTTGGCTGCTAAATCACCTTGGGATTAAGAATGGCACAGACGAAAATTATAGAAGCTCCTCAACCAATTAATTCTAGCCATGATATATCACCATTCAAATCAAGGTCAGAAACTTTAAATAATTGGTTGAGGGAAAAAGCTTTAAAGAATGAGGGGGATACTGCTAGAACTTATGTAGTAATTTGTGAAAACAAAGTAATCGGTTATTACTGTTTGGCAAGTTCTGGTGTATATCACTCAGTGGCTATTAGAAAAGTCAAGCAAAATGCACCAGATCCAGTGCCTTGTATGATCATTGGTAGGTTAGCTGTTGATGAACAATGGGAAGGGA is a window of Anabaena sphaerica FACHB-251 DNA encoding:
- a CDS encoding efflux RND transporter permease subunit encodes the protein MFANFFIKRPVFAIVCALVMLIVGIISIPILPVEQYPDISPVQINVTANYIGANAQVVEETVTTVLERQINGVEGLKYITSTSSSDGTSNITVTFDQGYDIDTAAADVQNRVLLAEPKLPEVVRQTGVSVTKQSSGIVLAMALYSEGDKYDDTFISNYADLYVLDRLRRIKGVGNIATFGDRRYAMRLWLDPTQLANRKLTTEDVINAIHQQNLQLGIGSIGQPPAPNGQMYQIELQTQGRLKEADEFANIVIKAGTDGTIVKLKDVGRAELGAENYSSFARYSGNVAVGYQILQIPGSNALKIANAVKAEMEQIAKDFPPGLKYEFPYDSSLFVEASRQEVVKNLLESIALVVLVIFVFLQDWRTTLIPAITIPISLIGTFAFVKVFNFSLNSLTLFGLTLGSGMVVDDAIIIVEQINRFIQDKKMNPRQAATESMKELFGAVIATSLVLMAMFIPVGFFPGTTGQLYKQFALTIVFSIIISTFIAITLTPALSAMLLRKTETPHGLLGWIFGAINWLLDGIQKVYQQILKLLIHLKFVVLLLFIASLLWTGWLYLRVPTAFLPEEDQGYFINLVQGPDGTSLNYTREVAKQAEKELLNIPEIEGTFAMGGVGFSGNTPNRGLIFAPLKSWDVRKTAAQTASAIVNQARGKLINIKDAFVFAVNPPTIQSLGSVGGFVFQLQDRGDRNNSDINNLVKISHDLIGKANQTPGLQGVFSTYTANAPQLLIEVDREKAEVLQVPVRDIFSTLQTFIGSRYVNDFNAFGRTYRVYVQADQQFRANPEDISQLYVRSGKGEMISLNSLVTVKPTTGPQTINHYNLYRSIEINGAAAPGFSSGQAIETMKNLAASVLPKNMSYEWSGITLEELESGGQAPIIFGLGIFFVFLVLAAQYNNFIDPLIILLSVPLAVLGALLAESWRGLYNDVYCQVGLVMLIGLASKNAILIVEFANQLREQGFSITKAAVKASGERLRPILMTAISTLLGIWPLAVATGAGSASRQSLGTAVFGGMFVATFLSLFVVPILYIIITQIRSLFISRSKTRHQVGELAKTSGVDVLS
- a CDS encoding GNAT family N-acetyltransferase; amino-acid sequence: MAQTKIIEAPQPINSSHDISPFKSRSETLNNWLREKALKNEGDTARTYVVICENKVIGYYCLASSGVYHSVAIRKVKQNAPDPVPCMIIGRLAVDEQWEGKGIGSGLRRDAIFRVLQASKIVGIRCILVHAKDEEAKQFYLKHKFKPSPIEPLTLMLPLQDIVANL
- a CDS encoding efflux RND transporter periplasmic adaptor subunit: MNPTESQTPNLDFEDNFQEELQLKPSQKPWLWLLTTLLLVGGGITAWRVLTPTPKPPVATAAAPPGVPVKLSTLPVTKIEQSSNFIANLQSRRSVNLRPRIQGQVSQIFVKAGDEVKAGTPILQVDAEEKKVEISGMDAAVLAAQSQLENAKATLKSIEAERLSKQADVKLNELDYQRYSYLANEGAISRQTQDQYANKLATAKASLNAIDAQIQAQKAAISQAQKTVQQAQAATKQQQVQLKYYQITAPFTGKVGDIPIKIGDFVDTSTQLATITENQTLEVNISVPVQQATRLRPGMTLQLIDERGKNIGSSRIFFIAANTANDTQSVLVKSLFDNSRRQLRADQLIKAKVIWEQRPGVLIPTTTVVRLGAETFVYVAEKSPDQKQLIAKLKPVKLGNIQNNQYQILKGLSPGEKIVISGLLNLKDGTPIIPE
- a CDS encoding DUF1778 domain-containing protein; translated protein: MFYPDFMLDVACREAEKVICDQTFFALDEKKYQEFIDILDAPPKADEELRKFLAAKSPWD
- a CDS encoding heavy-metal-associated domain-containing protein gives rise to the protein MTIQLTIPKLACSSCADAVTTAIKKVDAAATVKADTKTKTVSVETQASETVVKDAIASAGYPSI